A section of the Candidatus Desulfarcum epimagneticum genome encodes:
- a CDS encoding C4-dicarboxylate ABC transporter substrate-binding protein, giving the protein MKKSFFSMLVGLCAFLAISFVFAGGAFAKKRLIFGGGPSGGTFQVVANAVQVYKALKGIPDFSVKAQTSAGSVENLRKTNSGRQHMSVVYSGHVWLGRNGKMKNDPRKYENVLAVAWLYGAPAQLVVRAGSGIKSVKDLAGKKVGVGNAGSGAFANCELFFTHMGMWDRIERNAMGYNDAAAAFGNRQLDAFWLFTAFPSGAVIMAAQTNDIGMVDLNADAVSSGFYERYPYFGKLTVPGGTYRGVDGDTPSFQDSALWVANADAPADTIYRILSTLYTDEGLAHMRTQKKTFKHMSLKTGATNIVTPFHPGAEKFWKEKGMLK; this is encoded by the coding sequence ATGAAAAAAAGTTTTTTTTCCATGCTCGTGGGCCTGTGCGCGTTTTTGGCGATATCCTTTGTGTTTGCCGGCGGGGCGTTTGCCAAAAAGAGACTTATTTTCGGCGGCGGGCCCTCCGGGGGGACGTTCCAGGTGGTGGCCAACGCGGTCCAGGTGTATAAGGCGCTCAAGGGCATTCCGGATTTTTCCGTCAAGGCCCAGACCTCGGCCGGCTCTGTTGAGAATTTGAGAAAGACCAATTCCGGGCGGCAGCACATGAGTGTGGTGTACTCGGGCCATGTGTGGCTGGGCCGCAACGGAAAAATGAAAAACGACCCGCGCAAATATGAGAATGTCCTGGCCGTGGCCTGGCTGTACGGGGCGCCGGCCCAGCTGGTGGTTCGGGCGGGCTCGGGGATCAAGAGCGTGAAAGACCTGGCGGGGAAAAAGGTCGGGGTGGGAAACGCGGGCTCCGGGGCGTTCGCCAACTGCGAGCTGTTTTTCACGCACATGGGAATGTGGGACAGGATTGAGCGAAACGCCATGGGATACAACGACGCGGCCGCCGCGTTCGGAAACCGGCAGCTCGACGCCTTCTGGCTGTTCACCGCCTTTCCCAGCGGCGCCGTGATCATGGCGGCCCAGACCAACGACATCGGCATGGTGGACCTGAACGCGGACGCCGTCTCCTCGGGCTTTTACGAACGGTATCCCTACTTCGGCAAGCTCACGGTCCCGGGCGGCACTTACCGGGGCGTGGATGGGGACACCCCGTCCTTCCAGGACAGCGCGCTTTGGGTGGCCAACGCCGACGCGCCGGCGGACACGATTTACCGGATCCTCTCCACCCTTTACACCGACGAGGGGCTGGCCCACATGCGGACCCAGAAAAAGACGTTTAAACATATGTCGTTGAAGACCGGGGCCACGAACATTGTCACGCCGTTTCACCCCGGGGCTGAGAAATTCTGGAAAGAGAAGGGGATGCTGAAATAG
- the lptF gene encoding LPS export ABC transporter permease LptF, translating to MIEPPRRNHPAGPFPLTAPHKSMKINSVLYRYLFRELLQPFALSIVFLTFVFLMTRMLDIADMIVNHRVGMGTIALLLFYSMPFFLEFIIPMSVMMSVLLTFLRMSADNEIAALKAGGIGLFHLLPPVLAFCLIGALMTAVMAIFGLPEGRMASKKLAFETIASNTGLGLEERRFNDRFENVMFYVGAVDSARDELRDIFIEDARDPDMKSVIAAPRGTLRGEKGKFDFHLRLYNGSIHQAAPGSKASRNLRFDTYDMILSLPPPSPSAQNAPKDEEEMSIPELRAYIAENDANKDARYYLTLMELHKKFSLPLACFALGVLAFPLGIQSKLSKRSYGIGLGMIFFILYYLMLSAGWVFGEAGVYPPFIGMWAPNLVMGAIGLALLFASAREYALSLDFIRDSARAVLKRFPQRPKGAR from the coding sequence TTGATTGAGCCGCCGCGCCGGAATCATCCGGCGGGCCCCTTTCCTTTGACAGCCCCCCATAAATCAATGAAGATAAACTCCGTTTTATACCGATACCTCTTCCGGGAGCTGCTCCAGCCTTTCGCCTTAAGCATTGTGTTTCTCACCTTTGTCTTTCTCATGACCCGGATGCTCGACATCGCCGACATGATCGTCAATCACCGGGTGGGCATGGGGACCATTGCCCTGCTCCTGTTTTATTCCATGCCCTTTTTTCTTGAATTCATCATCCCCATGTCCGTGATGATGTCGGTTCTGCTCACCTTTTTAAGGATGTCCGCCGACAATGAAATCGCGGCCTTAAAGGCGGGGGGAATCGGCCTTTTCCACCTCCTGCCCCCGGTCCTGGCGTTTTGCCTCATAGGGGCCCTGATGACCGCCGTCATGGCCATCTTCGGCCTGCCGGAGGGCCGGATGGCCTCCAAAAAGCTGGCCTTTGAAACCATCGCCTCAAACACCGGCCTGGGTCTTGAGGAAAGGCGCTTCAACGACCGTTTTGAAAACGTGATGTTTTACGTGGGCGCGGTGGATTCAGCCAGAGACGAGCTGCGCGACATTTTCATCGAAGACGCCCGGGACCCGGACATGAAAAGCGTCATCGCGGCCCCGAGGGGAACTTTGCGCGGCGAAAAAGGCAAGTTTGATTTTCACTTAAGACTTTACAACGGCTCCATCCACCAGGCCGCCCCCGGCTCAAAGGCGTCCCGCAACCTCCGCTTCGACACATACGACATGATCCTGTCGCTGCCTCCCCCGAGCCCGTCCGCGCAAAACGCGCCAAAGGACGAGGAAGAGATGAGCATTCCGGAGCTGCGGGCCTACATCGCCGAAAACGACGCCAACAAAGACGCCCGATATTACCTGACTTTGATGGAGCTGCATAAAAAATTTTCCCTCCCCCTGGCATGCTTTGCCCTGGGGGTTCTGGCCTTTCCGCTGGGGATACAGTCAAAGCTGTCCAAACGCTCCTACGGAATCGGCCTGGGCATGATTTTTTTCATCCTTTATTACCTGATGCTGTCCGCCGGATGGGTCTTCGGAGAGGCCGGGGTTTACCCGCCCTTTATCGGGATGTGGGCGCCCAACCTGGTCATGGGCGCCATCGGCCTGGCCCTTCTTTTCGCAAGCGCCCGGGAATACGCCCTTTCGCTGGATTTCATACGGGATTCAGCAAGGGCCGTTCTGAAACGTTTTCCCCAAAGACCCAAAGGCGCCCGTTAG
- a CDS encoding conserved hypothetical protein (Evidence 4 : Unknown function but conserved in other organisms): MPQNHLIELENILAELSPYKAVLFGSYAYGEIGADSDIDLIVVLDKNQPPKNFDERTENYSSVKKYFKHLNVKVPMDLIVYTRPEWDCFIKADNSFTREILEKGKFLV; this comes from the coding sequence ATGCCGCAAAACCATCTCATAGAATTGGAAAATATTCTGGCCGAGTTAAGTCCGTATAAGGCCGTGCTGTTTGGCTCATACGCATACGGGGAAATCGGTGCTGACAGCGACATTGATTTGATTGTGGTCCTGGATAAAAATCAGCCGCCGAAAAATTTTGATGAAAGGACTGAAAACTACTCGTCGGTAAAAAAATATTTCAAACATTTAAACGTTAAGGTTCCTATGGATTTGATTGTGTACACGCGGCCCGAATGGGATTGTTTTATCAAGGCCGACAATTCTTTCACCCGAGAAATTTTAGAAAAGGGCAAATTTCTGGTATGA
- a CDS encoding conserved hypothetical protein, Rubrerythrin fusion protein (Evidence 4 : Unknown function but conserved in other organisms) produces MMGKGFENVYDLSGGIRSWEAGVAFKGEERGIELFDGKESPEKTLVAAYSLERGLRDFYLSMMDRVESPGARKLFRLLSDIETKHQDHVFEAYIAMTRKPLSREEFESRLLPEVVEGGLSTEEYAGLFMPDWESEEDIVSLAMSIENQAFDLYSRVSQRTENPESRAVLSQIADEEREHLRRLGRLMDEIAGGRGRA; encoded by the coding sequence ATGATGGGGAAGGGGTTTGAAAACGTGTATGATCTTTCAGGGGGGATTCGGTCATGGGAGGCCGGGGTCGCTTTCAAAGGCGAGGAGAGGGGGATTGAGCTGTTCGACGGCAAAGAGTCTCCAGAAAAGACCCTGGTGGCGGCCTATTCCCTTGAGCGCGGTTTGCGGGATTTTTACCTGTCCATGATGGACCGGGTGGAAAGCCCGGGGGCCCGAAAGCTGTTCCGATTGCTTTCCGACATTGAAACCAAGCACCAGGACCATGTGTTTGAGGCCTACATCGCCATGACCCGAAAGCCGCTTTCCCGGGAGGAGTTTGAAAGCCGTCTGCTTCCCGAAGTGGTGGAGGGGGGCCTTTCCACCGAAGAGTACGCCGGGCTTTTCATGCCCGACTGGGAGTCCGAAGAGGATATCGTGTCTTTGGCCATGTCCATTGAAAACCAGGCGTTTGACCTGTATTCAAGGGTTTCCCAAAGGACTGAAAATCCCGAAAGCCGGGCCGTTTTGTCCCAAATCGCCGATGAGGAGCGCGAGCATTTAAGGCGTCTGGGCCGGTTGATGGATGAGATCGCGGGGGGGCGGGGGCGGGCCTAA
- a CDS encoding ATP-grasp domain-containing protein — MKKEPERMFFADKPYVSDFFKKTVRDHAIPVAGLDAAKEMGLYPGTRVVSEDEAVEMVRGSQNPLLYATSENSIGWISERLGFTDIPRRIQVFKNKLKFRELTRGVFPDFRFRGAALEDLRKIAFEDLDMPLPFVIKPAAGFFSMGVHKVSNRREWTDAVDAIMEEVDQLRGLYPGEVLNTRSFIMEECVEGEEFAFDVYYDSDGGPVVLNIMKHFFSSNDDVSDRVYVSSADIIRDHLEAFTGFARKIGRAAGARRFPAHIELRKDSHGTLRPIEVNPLRFGGWCTTADMAFMAYGLNPYLCYYFQEKPDWPTLLKGKEGRVFGLVVLDNSTGIDGEDIASFDYDKLLSRFEKPLELRKTDFRKYPVFGFLFTETRGERFDELRRILNSDLKEFVTPRRGAG, encoded by the coding sequence ATGAAAAAGGAGCCGGAGAGGATGTTTTTCGCGGATAAACCCTATGTGTCTGATTTTTTTAAAAAGACGGTCAGAGACCACGCCATTCCCGTGGCGGGGCTGGACGCGGCCAAAGAAATGGGGCTCTATCCCGGGACCCGGGTCGTTTCCGAAGACGAGGCCGTCGAAATGGTTCGAGGGTCCCAAAATCCCCTCCTTTACGCCACATCTGAAAATTCCATCGGATGGATATCCGAGCGTCTGGGGTTCACCGACATTCCCCGTCGGATCCAGGTGTTTAAAAACAAGCTCAAATTCCGGGAGTTGACGCGCGGCGTTTTTCCGGATTTTCGCTTCCGGGGGGCGGCCCTTGAGGACTTGAGAAAGATCGCCTTTGAGGACCTGGACATGCCCCTTCCCTTTGTCATCAAACCGGCGGCGGGTTTTTTCAGCATGGGCGTGCATAAGGTCTCAAACCGCCGGGAATGGACGGACGCCGTGGACGCCATCATGGAAGAGGTCGATCAGCTCAGGGGCCTGTATCCCGGGGAAGTCCTGAACACCCGCTCCTTTATCATGGAGGAATGCGTGGAAGGCGAGGAATTCGCCTTTGACGTTTATTACGATTCGGACGGGGGGCCGGTGGTCTTGAACATTATGAAACATTTTTTTTCCTCAAATGACGACGTCAGCGACCGGGTGTACGTCTCCTCCGCCGACATCATCAGGGACCATCTGGAGGCATTCACCGGCTTTGCCCGAAAAATCGGCCGGGCGGCGGGGGCGAGGCGTTTCCCGGCCCATATCGAGCTGAGAAAAGATTCCCATGGGACCCTTCGGCCCATCGAAGTCAATCCCCTGCGCTTCGGAGGCTGGTGCACGACGGCGGACATGGCCTTCATGGCCTATGGGCTCAATCCCTACCTGTGTTATTATTTTCAGGAAAAACCGGACTGGCCGACGCTTCTCAAGGGCAAAGAGGGTCGGGTTTTCGGACTGGTGGTTCTGGACAATTCCACCGGGATCGACGGGGAGGACATCGCCTCGTTTGATTACGACAAACTGCTCTCGCGCTTTGAAAAGCCCCTGGAGCTGAGAAAAACAGACTTCCGGAAATATCCCGTCTTCGGTTTTTTGTTCACCGAAACCCGCGGCGAGCGTTTTGACGAGCTGAGGCGGATACTGAATTCGGATTTGAAGGAATTTGTCACGCCCAGACGAGGCGCCGGGTGA
- a CDS encoding Peroxidase produces the protein MALRINDEAPNFIAKTTQGEIDFHEWLGDGWGILFSHPKDFTPVCTTELGLVAGLEAEFAKRNCKIIGLSVDPVESHEEWVGDIEETQGHAVRYPMIGDSDLAVAKLYNMLPAEEEGGSEGRAAMANATVRSLFVIGPDKKIKLMLTYPMTTGRNFDEILRALDSMQLTAKHKVATPANWKQGEDVIIVPAVSDEEAGEMFPDGWKAVKPYLRIVKQPR, from the coding sequence ATGGCGCTTAGGATAAACGATGAAGCACCTAATTTTATTGCGAAAACGACCCAAGGGGAGATTGATTTCCATGAATGGCTGGGCGACGGCTGGGGGATATTGTTCTCACACCCCAAGGATTTCACCCCGGTGTGCACCACGGAACTGGGCCTCGTGGCCGGCCTGGAGGCGGAATTCGCCAAAAGAAACTGTAAGATTATCGGGTTGAGCGTGGACCCGGTTGAAAGTCACGAAGAGTGGGTCGGGGATATTGAGGAGACCCAGGGCCACGCGGTTCGCTATCCCATGATCGGCGACAGCGATCTGGCTGTGGCCAAGCTGTATAACATGCTTCCCGCTGAAGAGGAGGGCGGATCAGAGGGGCGCGCGGCTATGGCCAACGCCACGGTCAGGTCCCTGTTTGTTATCGGCCCGGACAAAAAAATCAAATTGATGCTGACCTATCCCATGACCACCGGGCGGAATTTCGATGAAATTCTTCGGGCGCTCGATTCCATGCAGTTGACGGCCAAACATAAAGTGGCCACCCCCGCAAACTGGAAACAGGGCGAGGATGTCATCATCGTTCCCGCTGTTTCGGATGAAGAGGCGGGAGAAATGTTCCCGGATGGCTGGAAAGCCGTCAAGCCTTATTTAAGAATCGTCAAACAGCCCAGGTGA
- a CDS encoding C4-dicarboxylate ABC transporter permease: MRDQLNRLEKIIFDVLSVFLVLFYSYSAVIRPAATQWHRGVYVMITYVLIFLACKSKRRIFRIVDHALILVSVFTIGYWILNFEAINYRIGAETPLDMAVAVVGVLLGIELARRVVGPVFVVLGGLLLLYGVYGAYAPDMFAHAGDTFPGVCVSIFYKSDGVFGIMANVLATYVILFVLFGAFLEKSGAQRFFIDFPLAAVGHKTGGPAKVSVIASGLFGSISGSAIANTVSTGAFTIPMMKKAGFRPHIAGGIEPAASISGMFMPPIMGAGGFIMAELTGVAYSKIMLVAIFPALMYVFSVFMMVHFEAKMNGIKGEKSDKRPFEIFKAQWHYTLPLVAITVLMLGGFSPGYSAIIGIVVCVVISWFKKDTRIGLKKFVEASRAGTENSLKIGATVGVIGIIIGTLTFSGLILTFADIMITLADGRLWLTILLIALASLVLGMGVPVTAAYLVTAVVAVPALTHLGVNEIASHMIVYWLSQDSNITPPVCIAAFAGAAIAKANMWRTAIASFKFAKFLYLGPFLFGYVPAFSLNGDAMDIVKTFALILIGTYAYSWLLSGIWIKKFKGLS; encoded by the coding sequence ATGCGAGATCAGTTGAACCGCCTGGAAAAGATCATATTTGATGTTTTGTCGGTGTTTCTGGTTCTTTTTTACTCCTACTCGGCGGTGATCCGGCCGGCGGCCACCCAGTGGCACCGGGGCGTGTATGTGATGATCACCTATGTCCTGATTTTTCTGGCCTGCAAATCCAAACGCCGGATATTCAGGATTGTGGACCACGCCCTGATCCTGGTCTCTGTTTTCACCATCGGTTACTGGATATTGAACTTTGAGGCCATCAATTACCGGATCGGCGCCGAGACGCCCCTGGACATGGCCGTGGCCGTGGTCGGGGTTCTTTTGGGAATTGAGCTGGCCCGGCGCGTGGTGGGGCCGGTTTTTGTGGTCCTGGGGGGGCTTTTGCTCCTTTATGGCGTTTACGGCGCCTACGCGCCGGACATGTTCGCCCACGCCGGGGACACCTTTCCCGGGGTGTGCGTGAGCATTTTTTACAAAAGCGACGGTGTGTTCGGGATCATGGCCAATGTCTTGGCCACCTATGTCATTTTGTTCGTGCTTTTCGGCGCTTTTCTGGAAAAATCCGGCGCCCAGAGATTTTTCATCGATTTTCCCCTGGCGGCGGTGGGCCACAAAACCGGGGGCCCCGCCAAGGTGTCGGTCATCGCCAGCGGTCTTTTCGGCTCCATTTCAGGCAGCGCCATCGCCAACACGGTGTCCACCGGCGCCTTCACCATTCCCATGATGAAAAAGGCCGGGTTCCGTCCCCATATCGCCGGGGGAATCGAGCCCGCCGCCTCCATCTCCGGGATGTTCATGCCCCCGATCATGGGGGCCGGGGGCTTTATCATGGCTGAGCTGACCGGCGTGGCCTACTCGAAAATCATGCTGGTGGCCATATTCCCGGCGCTGATGTATGTGTTCAGTGTGTTTATGATGGTCCATTTTGAGGCCAAAATGAACGGCATCAAGGGGGAAAAAAGCGACAAACGGCCCTTTGAAATCTTCAAGGCCCAGTGGCATTACACCCTGCCGCTTGTCGCCATCACGGTTTTGATGCTCGGCGGTTTTTCCCCGGGGTACTCGGCCATCATCGGAATCGTGGTCTGCGTCGTCATCAGCTGGTTCAAAAAAGACACCCGCATCGGTTTGAAAAAATTTGTGGAGGCGTCCAGAGCCGGGACTGAAAACAGCCTGAAGATCGGCGCCACTGTGGGCGTCATCGGCATCATCATCGGAACGCTCACCTTCAGCGGCCTGATCCTGACTTTCGCCGATATCATGATCACCCTGGCCGACGGAAGACTGTGGCTGACCATCCTTCTCATCGCGCTGGCCTCCCTGGTTTTGGGGATGGGGGTGCCGGTCACGGCCGCGTACCTGGTGACGGCCGTGGTGGCGGTTCCGGCGCTCACCCACCTGGGGGTGAACGAGATCGCGTCCCACATGATCGTGTACTGGCTGTCCCAGGACTCCAACATCACCCCGCCGGTGTGCATCGCGGCGTTCGCCGGGGCCGCCATCGCCAAGGCCAACATGTGGCGCACGGCCATCGCCTCTTTCAAGTTTGCCAAGTTTTTATACCTGGGGCCGTTTTTGTTCGGCTATGTCCCGGCCTTTTCCTTAAACGGCGACGCCATGGACATCGTCAAGACCTTTGCTTTGATCCTGATCGGGACATACGCCTACTCGTGGCTGCTCAGCGGCATATGGATCAAAAAATTTAAAGGGCTGTCTTAA
- a CDS encoding conserved hypothetical protein (Evidence 4 : Unknown function but conserved in other organisms) translates to MAGRESSGRRLKKTVLKQLQEKDFEKGLARIRSLPPRKAVNPLFSFFFHPKPLVRWRAVSAMGAATASLAETDMESARVIMRRLMWSLNDESGGIGWGSPEAMGEIMAQSHALAREYASILIEFTREAGNYIEHPLLQQGVLWGVGRLAGRRPELARDGIGPVSVFLESDDPAKRGLAAWALAPLKFSPEKALLDRLLNDRAELDFYSRGEIRSRPVQWFARAFA, encoded by the coding sequence ATGGCCGGGAGAGAAAGCTCCGGAAGGCGGCTGAAAAAAACGGTTTTAAAACAGCTTCAGGAAAAAGACTTTGAAAAAGGCCTGGCCCGAATCCGGTCCCTTCCCCCGAGAAAAGCGGTGAATCCCCTTTTCTCCTTCTTTTTTCACCCAAAGCCGCTGGTGAGGTGGCGGGCCGTCTCGGCCATGGGGGCGGCGACCGCCTCGCTGGCGGAAACAGATATGGAATCGGCCCGGGTGATCATGCGCCGGCTCATGTGGAGTCTCAATGACGAATCCGGGGGCATCGGCTGGGGCTCTCCCGAGGCCATGGGAGAGATCATGGCCCAAAGCCATGCCCTGGCCCGGGAATACGCGAGCATCCTGATCGAATTCACAAGGGAAGCGGGAAACTACATCGAGCATCCCCTTTTGCAGCAAGGCGTCCTGTGGGGGGTGGGGCGCCTGGCCGGCCGGCGGCCGGAGCTGGCCCGGGACGGAATCGGGCCGGTGTCCGTGTTTCTGGAATCCGACGATCCGGCGAAGCGGGGCCTGGCCGCCTGGGCCCTGGCCCCTTTAAAATTCTCGCCTGAAAAAGCGCTTCTGGACCGCCTTTTAAACGACAGAGCCGAGCTGGATTTCTACTCCCGGGGCGAAATCCGATCCCGCCCCGTCCAGTGGTTCGCCCGGGCTTTCGCTTAG
- a CDS encoding LPS export ABC transporter permease LptG — protein sequence MLIVHRHIIKEIARHFYIIILTVIGIYLAVDFFEKIDDFIEAGLGFPAALRFFVFKIPFIAAQITPVGILLSVLTTFALMSRRNEIIALKSAGAPPRHILAPALAVGLAASFILFFISEAVVPITMDKANRIWFHDVRKESGLVSDQTDIWLKKGAAIAHIQRYHIHENAMFQITINEFDENFAIKKRMDAQKGEFTKDKKWLLYKVMTQTFGPGGNTGVRFDEKKKEDLNFAPEDIRRIARKSEEMNFSALYRYMKKIESEGYDATRYRVDLYAKFSFPFVCVIMCLAGIGVGLRKRVRDALPAGMAFGIALAFFYWVFYSFCLSLGYGKILSPLVSVLSPNMVFLCFGIYLAADSK from the coding sequence ATGCTCATTGTCCACCGCCACATCATCAAAGAAATCGCCCGGCATTTTTACATCATCATTTTAACGGTCATCGGCATTTACCTGGCTGTGGATTTCTTTGAAAAGATAGACGATTTTATCGAAGCCGGGCTGGGATTTCCGGCCGCCTTGCGGTTCTTTGTCTTTAAAATCCCTTTCATCGCGGCCCAGATCACGCCGGTGGGCATCCTTTTGTCCGTCCTGACCACTTTCGCCCTCATGAGCCGGCGAAACGAGATCATCGCGTTAAAAAGCGCCGGGGCTCCCCCCCGCCATATCCTGGCCCCGGCCCTGGCCGTGGGCCTCGCCGCCTCTTTCATCCTTTTTTTTATTTCCGAGGCGGTGGTCCCCATCACCATGGACAAGGCCAACCGGATCTGGTTTCACGATGTCCGAAAAGAGTCGGGCCTTGTGTCCGACCAGACCGACATATGGCTCAAAAAAGGCGCCGCCATCGCCCACATCCAGCGCTACCACATCCATGAAAACGCCATGTTCCAAATCACGATCAACGAATTCGATGAAAACTTCGCCATCAAAAAACGCATGGACGCCCAAAAGGGCGAGTTTACAAAAGACAAAAAGTGGTTACTCTATAAAGTGATGACGCAAACCTTCGGCCCCGGTGGAAACACGGGGGTCCGGTTTGATGAAAAGAAAAAGGAAGATTTGAATTTCGCGCCCGAAGATATCCGGCGAATCGCCCGGAAATCCGAGGAGATGAATTTTTCGGCCCTTTACCGCTACATGAAAAAAATCGAGTCCGAGGGCTATGACGCCACGCGTTACCGGGTGGATCTGTACGCCAAATTTTCCTTTCCCTTTGTGTGCGTGATCATGTGCCTGGCCGGAATCGGCGTGGGGTTGAGAAAAAGGGTCCGGGACGCGCTTCCCGCGGGGATGGCTTTTGGAATCGCGCTGGCCTTTTTTTACTGGGTGTTTTACAGCTTCTGTCTTTCTTTGGGATACGGAAAGATTCTAAGCCCCCTGGTGTCGGTTCTTTCCCCCAACATGGTTTTTTTATGCTTCGGAATATACCTGGCGGCGGACTCGAAATAG
- a CDS encoding Rhodanese-like domain-containing protein codes for MKWKPFFTRVKSFDAEQARAYMDEAPLDDFIALDVRQPQEYESGRLPGAVLIPLPELPDRLDEIDPEKKIIVY; via the coding sequence ATGAAATGGAAACCGTTTTTCACACGGGTGAAATCCTTTGACGCCGAACAGGCCCGGGCCTATATGGACGAGGCCCCCCTGGACGATTTTATCGCGCTGGATGTGCGCCAGCCCCAGGAGTATGAGTCGGGGCGCCTTCCGGGCGCTGTGCTCATCCCCCTTCCCGAGCTGCCCGACCGGCTGGACGAGATCGACCCCGAAAAGAAAATCATCGTGTACTGA
- a CDS encoding conserved hypothetical protein (Evidence 4 : Unknown function but conserved in other organisms), with the protein MSGSHLVDMDKTMDRMAKELDNVLKSMSKAKTMEEKELYSRTVKNLSESLGVFFKIAEDVMSLDLLDDDFLGGD; encoded by the coding sequence ATGAGCGGAAGTCACTTGGTTGATATGGACAAAACAATGGACCGGATGGCAAAGGAGTTGGACAATGTTTTAAAATCGATGTCCAAAGCCAAGACGATGGAGGAAAAAGAGCTTTACAGCCGGACAGTGAAGAACCTCAGCGAATCTCTCGGGGTTTTTTTTAAGATCGCCGAGGATGTGATGTCTCTTGATCTTCTGGACGATGATTTTTTGGGCGGTGATTGA
- a CDS encoding conserved hypothetical protein (Evidence 4 : Unknown function but conserved in other organisms) — protein MKIGEKKTGAPLPPDKLYFRIGEVSEITQIPTYVLRFWETEFKKIKPQRTPSGQRVYRKEDVELVLKIKRLLHDKKYTIQGAKQFLLTEGGQNPKASAGRGKAIEEIRSALTEIRKLLD, from the coding sequence ATGAAAATCGGGGAAAAGAAGACAGGGGCGCCCCTGCCGCCGGACAAACTGTATTTTCGAATCGGCGAAGTCAGCGAAATCACCCAAATCCCCACTTATGTCCTGAGATTTTGGGAGACGGAGTTTAAAAAAATCAAACCCCAAAGGACCCCGTCGGGGCAGCGGGTGTACCGAAAAGAGGATGTGGAGCTGGTTTTAAAGATCAAACGCCTTTTGCATGACAAAAAATACACCATCCAGGGCGCCAAGCAGTTTCTGCTGACCGAAGGCGGGCAAAACCCCAAAGCCTCGGCCGGCCGGGGAAAAGCCATTGAGGAGATACGATCCGCGCTCACGGAAATCCGAAAACTCCTTGATTGA
- a CDS encoding Iron-sulfur cluster carrier protein, whose product MEVISGGGGSCGAAQQQQAQKKQKESVQNSLAKIKNKLIVMSGKGGVGKTSSSVNLAMALAAMKRDVGIMDVDLHGPDIPRMMGLSGMMDLSPKKKLKPIRYSDRLGAVSIESLTASKDEAIIWRGPIKYSAIQQFIGDVEWGDLDDLIIDAPPGTGDEPLTVAQTIKDAKAIIVTTPQEVSLADVRKSINFCKTVNMEIFGLIENMSGFTCPHCDKTVDLFGKGGGEKTASDAGIPFLGSIPFDLNVVACGDAGVSLSDRHPDSPVAKAFEDIAKKIVERT is encoded by the coding sequence ATGGAAGTCATCAGCGGAGGCGGCGGAAGCTGCGGGGCCGCCCAGCAGCAGCAGGCCCAGAAAAAACAGAAAGAATCGGTTCAAAACTCCCTGGCCAAAATAAAAAACAAGCTCATCGTCATGAGCGGAAAGGGCGGGGTGGGAAAAACCAGCTCCTCCGTCAACCTGGCCATGGCCCTGGCCGCCATGAAACGCGACGTGGGCATCATGGACGTGGATCTGCACGGCCCGGACATCCCCCGGATGATGGGGCTGTCGGGCATGATGGACTTAAGCCCGAAAAAAAAGCTCAAACCCATTCGATACTCGGATCGCCTGGGCGCGGTCTCCATCGAATCCCTCACCGCCAGCAAGGACGAGGCCATCATCTGGCGGGGGCCCATCAAATATTCGGCCATTCAGCAGTTCATCGGGGACGTGGAATGGGGGGACCTGGATGATCTGATCATCGACGCCCCTCCCGGGACCGGCGACGAGCCCCTGACGGTGGCCCAGACCATCAAAGACGCCAAAGCCATCATTGTCACCACTCCCCAGGAAGTATCTCTGGCCGACGTGAGAAAATCCATCAATTTCTGCAAAACCGTCAATATGGAGATTTTCGGCCTGATTGAAAACATGAGCGGCTTCACATGCCCCCATTGCGACAAAACCGTGGATCTTTTCGGCAAAGGCGGCGGCGAAAAAACCGCCTCGGACGCCGGAATCCCTTTCCTGGGAAGCATCCCCTTTGATCTTAATGTGGTGGCCTGCGGAGACGCCGGCGTCTCCCTGTCCGACCGGCATCCGGACTCCCCGGTGGCCAAAGCCTTCGAGGATATCGCGAAAAAAATCGTCGAACGGACATAA